A genome region from Penicillium psychrofluorescens genome assembly, chromosome: 3 includes the following:
- a CDS encoding uncharacterized protein (ID:PFLUO_004674-T1.cds;~source:funannotate) encodes MADDEEAPPEVHHYNDIHEVPWDIQNYWAQRYRIFSKYDDGVWLTDDAWFGVTPEPVANQIAAHLVEGAPTGRSILIDVFAGAGGNTIAFAKSGKWKRVYAIEKNPAVLQCAKHNARIYGVENKITWFEGDCFEILKNQLKDLAPYSVIFASPPWGGPGYRSDTVFNLRTMEPYSLQKLYDEYSAFTKHVVLYLPRTSDVKQLAKTAPDNRKTTVMHYCMEGASKALCIFYGDFNVG; translated from the exons AtggccgacgatgaggaagCACCCCCCGAGGTGCATCACTATAACGACATCCATGAAGTACCATGGGACATCCAGAA TTACTGGGCACAACGTTaccgcatcttctccaagtATGACGACGGAGTCTGGCTCACGGATGATGCTTGGTTTGGGGTCACCCCCGAGCCGGTCGCCAA TCAAATTGCCGCGCATCTCGTCGAAGGCGCTCCAACTGGACGCAGCATTCTAATTGACGTCTTTGCTGGCGCGGGCGGAAACACGATTGCGTTTGCGAAATCAGGGAAATGGAAGCGAGTCTATGCGATTGAGAAGAACCCCGCTGTTCTGCAATGCGCCAAACACAACGCGCGGATCTACGGCGTGGAGAACAAGATCACTTGGTTTGAAGGAGACTGCTTTGAAATCTTGAAGAACCAACTCAAGGATCTGGCACCATACAGCGTGATCTTTGCCAGTCCCCCCTGGGGCG GACCCGGGTACCGCTCAGACACGGTGTTCAACCTGCGCACGATGGAGCCCTATTCCCTGCAGAAACTATACGATGAATACTCGGCTTTTACCAAGCATGTGGTACTGTACCTGCCCCGGACGTCCGACGTGAAGCAGCTGGCGAAGACCGCCCCGGACAACAGGAAGACGACCGTAATGCACTATTGTATGGAAGGAGCCAGTAAGGCACTGTGTATTTTCTACGGGGATTTTAATGTCGGATAA
- a CDS encoding uncharacterized protein (ID:PFLUO_004676-T1.cds;~source:funannotate), which translates to MKQSIPPLLAILARASAWSYTQDFDNTASVHINALHKYQEMIGGGCSGAFGGACQLFGANGLSPENQQKVTQLLFDENMGALSLVRNDIGSSPGTTILPKCPATPAGPFDYVWDGSDDCQLNLTRTALKYNPELFVYADAWSAPGCMKTVGTENDGGFICGVRGTNCTHDWRQAYADYLVQYVKYYKKEGIDISMLGAWNEPDFNPFTYESMLSDGFMAKDFLEVLYPTVKREFPNVDISCCDATGARQERNILYELEKAGGSDFFDIATWHNYQSNPERPFNAGGKRNIMTEWADGSGPWNTTWDYSGQLAEGLQWALYMHNAFVNSDTSGYTHWECAQQDGGDNALVALQGDTYVVSSRLWAFASFFRFARPGSVRVDATSTVENVYVSAYVNKNGTVAIPVINAAHYPYDVTLNLEGVHVKKASAYLTDNAHNVTLVDQFALHGSTFKVTVEPRAVKTFWLE; encoded by the exons ATGAAGCAatcaattcctcctctttTGGCCATACTGGCCCGTGCTTCCGCGTGGAGCTATACCCAAGACTTCGACAATACCGCCAGCGTCCACATCAATGCCCTGCACAAATACCAGGAAATGATCGGGGGCGGATGCTCAGGCGCATTTGGGGGTGCCTGCCAGCTGTTTGGGGCTAATGGCCTGTCTCCCGAGAACCAGCAAAAAGTAACCCAGCTTCTCTTCGATGAGAACATGGGTGCTTTGAGTCTGGTGCGAAATGATATTGGCTCTTCGCCCGGAACCACCATCCTGCCCAAGTGTCCAGCAACACCTGCCGGTCCGTTCGATTACGTTTGGGACGGCAGCGATGACTGCCAGCTGAATCTCACCAGGACGGCCCTGAAGTATAACCCGGAGCTGTTTGTTTATGCCGATGCATGGTCAGCACCCGGGTGTATGAAGACAGTTGGAACCGAGAATGACGGCGGATTTATCTGCGGTGTCCGCGGAACAAACTGCACTCATGACTGGCGCCAGGCGTATGCCGATTATCTGGTGCAATATGTCAAGTActacaagaaggagggaatCGATATCTCTATGCTGGGAGCATGGAATGAGCCGGACTTTAATCCGTTTACATACGAAAGTATGCTATCGGATGGATTCATGGCGAAGGATTTCTTGGAGGTGCTCTATCCGACTGTTAAAAGGGAATTCCCGAACGTGGATATCAGTTGCTGCGACGCCACTGGTGCGCGACAGGAGAGAAATATTTTgtacgagctggagaaagCGGGTGGTAGTGACTTCTTTGATATCGCC ACGTGGCACAACTATCAGAGTAACCCGGAAAGACCGTTCAATGCCGGAGGAAAACGAAACATTATGACCGAGTGGGCTGAT GGCTCTGGACCGTGGAACACGACTTGGGATTACTCAGGCCAACTTGC TGAGGGCCTTCAATGGGCGCTATACATGCACAACGCTTTCGTCAACAGCGACACCTCGGGCTATACGCACTGGGAATGCGCCCAACAAGACGGTGGTGACAACGCCCTTGTTGCCCTCCAGGGCGATACATACGTCGTCTCCTCACGACTCTGGGCATTTgcatccttcttccgcttTGCTCGACCTGGCTCGGTTCGGGTTGATGCCACCAGCACCGTGGAGAATGTATACGTCAGTGCGTATGTCAACAAGAACGGCACCGTGGCCATCCCGGTGATCAACGCCGCCCATTACCCCTATGATGTGACTCTCAATCTTGAGGGAGTGCATgtgaagaaggccagcgcgTATCTGACGGACAATGCGCACAACGTCACCTTGGTAGATCAGTTTGCGCTTCATGGTTCAACTTTCAAGGTTACTGTTGAGCCGAGGGCAGTGAAGACGTTTTGGCTGGAGTGA
- a CDS encoding uncharacterized protein (ID:PFLUO_004677-T1.cds;~source:funannotate): MSFRPMFQQRAVAPIAATLLAGGIALYPRQTAYAEQPRDLRKPIYDDIPADIPEPSKPAPPASKPLISWPTTEPSSSSSPTPTDILAAQIRQARLFLYDHSLAAENSFNDFLSRALNIENAFTNTVASLAPSPESGERLLPGGVYVVVAAMAGSIVSRNRGILLRTASPLAFGTVAAWSLLPVTMRNISDLAWEYEKKVPAVAEQHIALRERAEHIWYTGIAHSSIARQRMEEKIGEARKKLEEAVSKGH; encoded by the exons ATGTCGTTTCGCCCGATGTTTCAGCAG CGGGCTGTGGCTCCAATCGCAGccaccctcctcgctggagGCATCGCCCTGTATCCCAGGCAGACGGCCTACGCAGAGCAGCCTCGCGACTTG AGGAAACCCATCTACGACGACATCCCAGCCGACATTCCTGAACCCTCCAAAcccgctcctccagcttccAAGCCGCTCATCTCCTGGCCCACAACGgagccttcttcctcatcttcgccaaccCCCACAGACATCCTGGCCGCCCAAATCCGGCAAGCCCGGCTCTTCCTGTACGACCACTCCCTCGCCGCGGAGAACAGCTTCAACGACTTCCTGTCTCGCGCCTTGAACATTGAGAATGCCTTCACCAACACGGTCGCTTCGCTCGCACCCTCTCCTGAGTCTGGTGAGCGCTTGCTCCCGGGCGGCGTCTACGTCGTcgtggctgccatggctgGCTCGATCGTCTCCCGCAACCGGGGTATCCTCCTCCGCACCGCGTCCCCTCTCGCCTTTGGCACCGTTGCCGCCTGGTCTCTGCTTCCGGTGACTATGCGGAATATCTCTGATCTAGCATGGGAgtacgagaagaaggtccCGGCCGTTGCCGAGCAGCACATTGCCCTGCGGGAGCGGGCGGAGCACATCTGGTACACGGGCATTGCGCACAGTAGCATAGCCCGCCagaggatggaggagaagatcggtGAGGCTcggaagaagctggaggaggctgTGAGCAAGGGCCACTAG
- a CDS encoding uncharacterized protein (ID:PFLUO_004678-T1.cds;~source:funannotate) encodes MLPLRRRPWTCRKCLQQLQSRAFETAASPTPRTPFQYPPVDTSSPKKNVDDATIRRVFDSQPFWKEFSQQRSAIAPRRAGLVQNQYLTSPEGFRVFANISLQKCQAIVAKVLEASTLEEYRAMARDLDRLSDLLCRVIDLSDFIRTIHPDPQIQEAATQAYALMFEYMNVLNTTTGLHDQLSKAAANPEVVSHWTEAEKIVAQILIKDFSNSAIHMPPAERQRFVNLSNDISQIGSEFFNGAEPAKSQVTFSANSLQGLDPMLVQKIKKWNNKAPVPTMGIVPRLVLRSVRDEEVRKDVYLATRTSSTRQVQRLEQLMMKRAELAQLSGYNSFAHMTLSDKMAKTPEAVSNFLTSLVGSNRGPVREELSQLQDLKGGPLQPWDHAYYVHKRVMEYSQSRRSRQLSIVPEFFSLGTVMQGLSRLFDRLYGVRLVPQETAPGETWHPDVRRLDVVDEAEQHIAVIYCDLFSRPSKHPNPAHFTLRCSRDISAEEIAESASIGQSAHPNDGMATAMDPQTQTLRQLPTIALVCDFQEPLTNGSGRPTLLSEQSVRTLFHEMGHAVHSVLGQTPLQSISGTRCSTDFAELPSVLMESFATAPEVLSLYARHWQTDEPLSESMMRSMALDRTAHGSIYGAVENESQILMALVDQAYHSMPVEATANGIDTTDIYHQVFSQYSSLPDPDNIRPRTSWQGFFGHLYGYGATYYSYIFDRAIANKLWQDVFLSGRASVDRAAGERYKNEVLRWGGGRNGWRCVAGVLGSENPSNKDGRLAEGGDEAMREVGRWGLGRDGMSG; translated from the coding sequence ATGTTACCTCTACGGCGCAGGCCTTGGACCTGTCGCAAATGTCTGCAGCAACTGCAATCCCGTGCTTTTGAGACCGCCGCGTCGCCGACTCCCCGGACGCCCTTCCAATACCCCCCGGTAGATACCAGTTCTCCGAAAAAGAACGTGGATGATGCTACGATACGACGCGTGTTCGATTCGCAGCCTTTCTGGAAAGAGTTCTCTCAACAACGGAGCGCGATAGCCCCCCGACGGGCAGGGTTGGTTCAGAACCAGTACTTGACAAGCCCCGAGGGATTCAGAGTGTTCGCGAATATCTCGCTGCAAAAATGTCAGGCCATTGTAGCCAAGGTGCTCGAAGCGTCGACTTTGGAGGAATACCGGGCCATGGCAAGGGATTTGGACCGACTCAGCGATCTACTGTGTCGTGTCATTGATCTGTCGGACTTTATTCGCACGATTCATCCCGACCCGCAGATCCAAGAGGCCGCGACGCAGGCGTACGCGCTCATGTTCGAATATATGAATGTCCTCAACACCACTACCGGTCTCCATGACCAGCTCAGCAAGGCCGCGGCCAATCCCGAGGTGGTTTCACACTGGACCGAAGCCGAGAAGATTGTGGCGCAGATCTTGATTAAAGACTTCTCAAACTCTGCGATTCACATGCCGCCAGCCGAGAGACAGCGATTTGTGAACCTATCAAATGATATAAGCCAGATTGGATCCGAGTTTTTCAACGGCGCAGAACCTGCGAAATCCCAGGTCACTTTCAGCGCCAACAGCCTGCAAGGTCTGGATCCCATGCTGGTTCAAAAAATCAAGAAATGGAACAACAAGGCCCCTGTGCCGACAATGGGGATTGTCCCTCGGCTTGTGCTCCGGTCTGTTCGTGACGAGGAAGTCCGGAAGGACGTCTATCTGGCGACTAGAACATCGAGCACGCGCCAGGTTCAGCGACTGGAGCAACTTATGATGAAGCGAGCGGAGCTGGCACAGTTGTCGGGCTACAACAGCTTCGCGCACATGACCCTCAGCGACAAGATGGCCAAGACGCCCGAAGCGGTGTCGAACTTCTTGACATCGCTTGTAGGAAGCAACCGCGGGCCCGTCCGTGAGGAACTATCTCAGCTGCAAGATCTGAAAGGTGGTCCCCTCCAGCCGTGGGACCACGCGTACTACGTGCACAAGCGTGTGATGGAATATTCGCAGTCCCGCCGGTCTCGCCAGTTGAGCATTGTTCCCGAATTCTTTTCATTGGGCACTGTCATGCAGGGGCTTTCGCGGCTGTTCGATCGTCTGTACGGCGTTCGTCTTGTTCCTCAGGAGACGGCTCCCGGTGAGACCTGGCATCCCGATGTTCGCCGGTTGGATGTCGTCGATGAGGCAGAGCAGCACATCGCGGTTATCTACTGTGATCTATTTTCTCGCCCAAGTAAACACCCGAACCCGGCTCATTTTACTCTGCGCTGCTCGCGCGACATCTCCGCCGAAGAGATCGCGGAGTCCGCATCGATAGGCCAGTCCGCACATCCGAATGACGGCATGGCGACTGCGATGGATCCACAGACCCAGACTCTGCGTCAGCTGCCCACAATAGCTTTGGTCTGCGACTTCCAAGAACCTCTGACGAATGGCTCCGGTCGTCCAACTCTCTTAAGCGAACAGAGCGTGCGCACCCTCTTCCACGAAATGGGTCACGCTGTCCATTCGGTCCTGGGACAGACGCCTTTGCAATCTATCTCCGGGACGCGGTGCTCCACCGACTTTGCCGAGCTGCCATCCGTGCTAATGGAGAGCTTTGCAACGGCACCCGAGGTGCTGTCCCTGTATGCACGACACTGGCAGACAGACGAGCCTCTTTCCGAGAGCATGATGCGCAGCATGGCGCTGGACCGTACAGCCCATGGTTCCATCTACGGTGCTGTTGAGAACGAATCCCAAATCCTCATGGCTCTTGTCGACCAGGCCTACCACTCCATGCCCGTGGAGGCCACCGCCAACGGCATTGACACAACAGACATCTACCACCAAGTCTTCTCTCAATACTCCAGCCTGCCCGATCCGGACAACATCCGGCCCCGAACCTCCTGGCAAGGCTTCTTCGGCCATCTGTATGGGTATGGAGCCACATATTACAGCTACATCTTCGACCGCGCCATTGCAAACAAGCTCTGGCAGGACGTCTTCCTATCTGGTCGGGCATCCGTTGATCGCGCCGCGGGCGAAAGATATAAAAACGAAGTCCTGCGCTGGGGCGGCGGACGCAATGGCTGGCGCTGCGTTGCGGGGGTGTTAGGGAGTGAGAACCCCTCTAATAAGGACGGGCggctggcggagggaggAGATGAGGCAATGCGTGAGGTTGGTCGATGGGGACTTGGTCGTGATGGAATGAGTGGGTGA
- a CDS encoding uncharacterized protein (ID:PFLUO_004673-T1.cds;~source:funannotate) has translation MPHATQNGAPEPEDDADFDNVMRQLNNYESGPSLDFLARDLDVGEKADDAIDYEDFEDDDLPEEEVASAPALLPPEDTAGGAFANLDAGEPDLFGADDDIFGDQDNELPAQEDNLDDLFGEGPSSPPPAGQVDHIKGLFEDDEPSITTDPVELPPIPPISQPLPSLAHDKELLLEEESVVSAEEMDPVTLRAWKLQQALFAMSSTGGPDNPPAPPENHEELLHSLFPTFDRYTLPRWLELIPHKRAFFLGKQPPKPPRPVLPTKVNIELAPDQERVFRTGQPAKRGHDESMGIVMITDTPQEEKEEEEEEETKDDIEMGDIDMDEPLPGGFTMQDLRTICADWDIKDEELSLSEIEEQPLVRNDDDDLFEEEEPDWLRDANRPAKKRKTGPTPMDVIALSHLDIPLLDDPERATQQIAKKVTIDMNDPNILVDELRIDALSRKPKHAALNREDVDSNLTRRLTQRYNISNDQAYDMLKQNHQNKIRSTLGNMTLEHSLPALRLQWPYYKTELAKAEARSFHRPALAFRPGQTSWFKNPVHVKRKHQRGKEAKALYDSTKSLSLGDTSNVLLVEYSEEVPMTLSNFGMSNRFINYYRRKNMEDPTRPKAEIGETVVLLPQDKSPYSIFGHVDPGEISPAISNSMYRAPLYPHQAKPTDFLVIRNTTGIGGSNYFLRNIENFFVAGQQFPSVDIPGPHSRKVTTVAKNRMKMLVYRLLKKSSDERLAISDVTAHIPGTTDMQNRQKVKDFLQHDKDTKYWKPLDPNLPDQDTIRSWVQPEDVCLLESMQVGQQHLHDTGFGNDAETGGDNEEDEESESFEQQMAPWKATRNFLLASQGKAMLKLHGEGDPTGRGEGYNFIKTSMKGGFKAIGESVEDKLDAQRLKELGGHSYNVARQQKSYETSIRKIWDAQKESLSSTVEHSDQESDVDQQAEEEDFSKPTPRSEAPTPAPYRRDDETTSQFSKMSFSSQRGKVLRITRQIKGASGEILEKEQLVWDPRVIRHYIQHRHRVEAVHTKLESLQPTGDAEVDARNRKLIEAELSRLNRNKERRFAREKQKGIPRSGESPGDGRPAGTQRKCANCGQVGHIKTNKKLCPLLNGTMKPEDRMTDSAFSMSAPIV, from the coding sequence ATGCCCCACGCGACTCAAAATGGGGCGCCCGAGCCCGAGGACGATGCGGACTTCGACAATGTGATGCGGCAGCTGAACAACTACGAGTCGGGCCCATCCCTCGATTTTCTGGCACGAGACCTGGACGTTGGTGAGAAGGCTGACGATGCGATCGACTACGAAGActttgaagatgacgaccTTCCAGAGGAAGAGGTCGCATCCGCCCCGGCCCTCCTCCCGCCTGAAGACACAGCCGGCGGTGCATTTGCGAACCTCGACGCTGGAGAGCCTGATCTTTTTGGAGCCGATGACGATATCTTTGGAGATCAAGACAATGAACTTCCGGCACAGGAGGATAATCTCGATGACCTCTTCGGCGAAGGGCCTTCCTCTCCGCCTCCTGCGGGCCAGGTTGACCATATCAAGGGTCTctttgaagatgacgaaCCGTCGATAACGACCGATCCTGTTGAATTACCACCGATTCCCCCGATATCCCAACCACTGCCTTCGTTAGCGCATGATAAAGAGTTGCTactggaggaagagagcgtAGTCTCGGCGGAAGAGATGGATCCCGTGACACTCCGTGCCTGGAAACTCCAACAGGCTCTGTTTGCGATGTCGTCAACAGGTGGTCCAGATAACCCACCTGCACCACCCGAAAACCACGAGGAGTTGCTGCACTCTTTGTTCCCCACGTTCGACCGCTATACCCTTCCGCGTTGGTTGGAGCTTATCCCACACAAGCGGGCTTTCTTCCTGGGAAAACAGCCTCCGAAGCCGCCCAGGCCAGTCCTTCCCACCAAGGTCAACATCGAACTCGCTCCCGACCAGGAGCGCGTGTTCCGCACGGGCCAACCGGCCAAGcgtggccatgatgaatcCATGGGCATAGTGATGATCACCGACACGCCAcaggaggagaaagaagaggaagaggaagaagaaacaaaggaCGACATTGAAATGGGCGACATTGACATGGACGAGCCCCTACCAGGAGGCTTTACCATGCAGGATCTTCGGACCATCTGCGCAGACTGGGATATCAAAGACGAGGAACTATCATTGTCAGAGATTGAAGAACAACCACTTGTACGaaatgacgatgatgatctgtttgaagaagaggaaccGGACTGGCTGAGAGACGCCAACCGTCCTGCGAAGAAGCGCAAAACAGGGCCAACTCCAATGGACGTTATTGCACTGTCGCACCTTGATATTCCCCTCCTGGATGATCCCGAACGTGCAACGCAACAAATTGCAAAGAAGGTGACAATTGACATGAACGACCCAAATatcctcgtcgacgaacTGCGGATAGATGCTCTTTCTCGCAAACCAAAGCATGCCGCTCTCAACAGAGAAGATGTGGATTCCAACCTTACGCGCCGTCTCACTCAGCGATACAACATTTCGAATGACCAGGCTTACGACATGCTGAAGCAGAATCACCAGAACAAGATTCGCAGTACGCTTGGCAATATGACTCTCGAGCACAGTCTGCCAGCCTTGCGCTTGCAGTGGCCTTACTACAAGACCGAACTGGCCAAGGCAGAAGCCCGATCTTTCCACCGTCCCGCTCTTGCTTTCCGGCCCGGCCAAACCTCCTGGTTCAAGAATCCTGTACATGTCAAACGGAAACACCAACGAGGCAAAGAGGCCAAGGCTCTCTACGATTCTACCAAGTCATTGTCGTTGGGAGACACCTCCAACGTCTTGTTGGTGGAGTATTCTGAGGAGGTGCCCATGACGCTCTCCAACTTCGGGATGTCGAATCGCTTTATCAACTACTACCGAAGAAAGAACATGGAAGATCCTACTCGCCCCAAGGCAGAGATCGGAGAAACGGTCGTTCTTCTGCCCCAGGATAAAAGCCCATATTCCATTTTTGGGCATGTCGACCCAGGCGAAATCAGTCCTGCAATCTCCAACTCGATGTACCGGGCGCCGCTGTACCCCCACCAGGCCAAACCGACGGATTTCCTTGTCATTCGCAATACCACTGGAATTGGAGGCAGCAACTATTTCTTGCGCAACATTGAGAACTTCTTCGTTGCTGGTCAACAATTCCCCTCGGTGGACATCCCTGGTCCCCATTCACGAAAGGTCACCACTGTGGCTAAGAACaggatgaagatgctggTGTATCGTCTGCTAAAAAAGAGTTCTGATGAGCGTCTCGCGATCAGTGACGTTACGGCCCACATTCCCGGAACGACTGATATGCAGAATCGGCAGAAGGTCAAGGATTTCCTGCAGCATGACAAGGACACCAAATACTGGAAACCTCTAGATCCCAATCTTCCCGACCAGGACACGATCCGATCCTGGGTGCAACCTGAGGATGTCTGTCTCTTGGAGTCTATGCAGGTTGGTCAACAACATCTTCACGATACGGGTTTTGGCAACGATGCCGAGACTGGTGGTGATaacgaggaggacgaggaaagTGAGAGCTTTGAGCAACAGATGGCTCCTTGGAAGGCCACGCGGAACTTCCTACTTGCTTCTCAAGGCAAGGCCATGCTCAAACTCCATGGCGAAGGTGATCCAACCGGCCGTGGTGAGGGCTACAACTTCATAAAGACATCCATGAAAGGCGGTTTCAAGGCTATCGGTGAATCCGTGGAGGACAAGTTGGATGCACAACGGCTTAAGGAACTCGGTGGCCACAGCTACAACGTCGCTCGCCAGCAGAAATCCTATGAGACCTCCATCCGCAAAATCTGGGATGCACAGAAGGAGAGTCTCTCTTCAACCGTCGAGCACTCCGACCAAGAAAGCGACGTCGACCAacaagcagaagaagaggactTCAGCAAACCGACTCCGCGCTCCGAAGCGCCCACTCCCGCGCCATACCGGCGTGACGACGAAACAACCAGCCAATTCAGCAAGATGAGCTTCTCAAGCCAGCGTGGCAAAGTCCTGCGAATCACCCGCCAGATCAAGGGTGCCAGCGGCGAAATTTTAGAAAAGGAACAGCTGGTCTGGGACCCGCGCGTGATCAGACACTACATCCAACACCGGCACCGTGTTGAGGCCGTGCACACGAAACTGGAGTCCCTCCAGCCAACCGGCGACGCGGAGGTCGATGCCCGGAACCGCAAGCTGATCGAGGCCGAACTCAGCCGTCTGAACCGCAACAAGGAGCGCCGCTTCGCCCGCGAAAAGCAGAAAGGCATCCCCCGTTCTGGCGAGTCTCCGGGTGATGGTAGGCCTGCTGGTACACAGCGCAAATGTGCTAATTGTGGCCAAGTCGGTCACATCAAGACCAATAAGAAGCTGTGTCCTTTGCTCAATGGCACCATGAAACCCGAGGATCGAATGACCGACTCGGCGTTTTCGATGAGTGCTCCCATTGTCTGA
- a CDS encoding uncharacterized protein (ID:PFLUO_004675-T1.cds;~source:funannotate) yields MFGALNRFIGRLDGEPPQQSRNGPNDNAFGFQVLRNKDPELPLEPWFDFIVGINGHIIEDPDPNLFTTEVRNCAGTSLRLEVWSAKGQRTHSVTIPVPAGNPSLGLALQLAPLSSTQHIWHVLGIPSPLSPAYRAGLLPHSDYIIGTPSGTLRGESALGELVEDHLDRTLVLWVYNSEFDVVREVELVPTRGWGGEGAVGAELGYGALHRLPVGLGEEVEGPGEVVFETREDGTSAPVFNPSGSVPGMGEPSANYLVPANLSVPPPIAPPPRAGGEASPEGTSKSPASRRKSRHAGASPHSAFDEYFAEGEQKSREQDFAPSRKGTPLPPPPKLGPSPSHSESPAPASGEAATEGAVEEPAGEAQE; encoded by the exons ATGTTCGGTGCGCTAAATCGCTTCATTGGCCGCCTAGATGGCGAGCCGCCCCAACAGTCTCGAAATGGGCCGAACGACAACGCCTTCGGCTTCCAAGTGCTGCGCAACAAGGACCCCGAGCTGCCCCTAGAACCTTGGTTTGATTTTATTGTGGGAATCAACGGCCATATAATT GAGGACCCGGACCCGAACCTGTTTACAACAGAAGTGCGCAATTGCGCGGGAACCAGTCTGCGACTGGAAGTGTGGAGCGCAAAG GGCCAACGAACACATTCAGTCACCATCCCCGTGCCCGCCGGCAACCCATccctcggcctcgcgctccAACTCGCCCCCCTCTCATCCACACAGCACATCTGGCATGTGCTGGGCATTCCATCACCACTCAGCCCCGCCTACCGCGCGGGCCTGCTTCCGCACTCAGACTACATAATTGGCACCCCGAGCGGCACGCTACGGGGCGAGTCAGCCCTGGGGGAGTTGGTGGAGGACCACCTAGACCGCACGCTGGTGCTGTGGGTATACAACAGTGAATTCGACGTGGTTCGCGAGGTAGAGCTCGTTCCCACGCGTGGATGGGGTGGCGAGGGTGCTGTCGGTGCAGAGCTGGGATATGGCGCCCTGCATCGACTACCGGTGGGGCTGGGCGAGGAGGTTGAAGGGCCGGGCGAGGTCGTCTTCGAGACGCGAGAGGACGGTACCTCTGCACCGGTCTTCAATCCGTCCGGCTCCGTTCCGGGCATGGGCGAGCCATCAGCGAACTATTTGGTTCCTGCCAACCTGTCCGTGCCCCCGCCAAttgctcctcctccgcgcgCTGGTGGCGAGGCTTCGCCTGAAGGGACATCAAAATCCCCTGCGAGCCGTCGAAAATCACGACATGCCGGGGCGTCTCCCCATAGTGCATTCGACGAATATTTCGCCGAAGGTGAACAAAAGAGCCGTGAACAAGACTTCGCACCCTCGCGGAAGGGGACTCCTTTacctccgccaccaaaaTTAGGGCCCTCGCCATCTCACTCTGAAAGTCCGGCTCCTGCATCGGGAGAGGCTGCTACAGAGGGTGCTGTAGAGGAGCCGGCAGGAGAAGCACAGGAGTGA